The following are encoded together in the Mycolicibacterium arabiense genome:
- the infB gene encoding translation initiation factor IF-2 has translation MAGKARVHELAKELGVTSKEVLARLSDQGEFVKSASSTVEAPVARRLRESFGGNKAAKAPAPSGNGSAASTAPKPGAPRPPAAEAPVSTAPKPGGPRPAPPAPPAAAAAPPAPPAAPAAPAAPATPAPPAAPAAPAAPAASEAPRPAGPTPGPRPGAPKPAARTPRVGNNPFSSQQPVERPAPRPGAAGPGGPRPAAGPGGPRPGGGPRPGATPGNMPPRPPGARPGAMGRPGGARPGPGGRGPGGGGGRPGGPPGAGGGGNYRGGGPGGGAGAGGAAAGGFRGRPGGGGGGGRPGQRGGAAGAFGRPGGAVRRGRKSKRAKRAEYENMQAPVVGGVRLPHGNGETIRLARGASLVDFADKINANPASLVQALFNLGEMVTATQSVGDETLELLGSEMNYVVQVVSPEDEDRELLQSFDLTYGEDEGGEDDLEFRPPVVTVMGHVDHGKTRLLDSIRQANVREGEAGGITQHIGAYQVLTELDGNERLVTFIDTPGHEAFTAMRARGAKATDIAILVVAADDGVMPQTVEAINHAQAADVPIVVAVNKIDKEGADPAKIRGQLTEYGLVAEDFGGDTMFVDISAKQGTNIDALLEAVLLTADAALDLRANPDMEAQGVAIEAHLDRGRGPVATVLIQRGTLRVGDSIVAGDAYGRVRRMVDEHGEDVHEALPSRPVQVIGFTSVPGAGDNLLVVDEDRTARQIADRRSARKRNALAARTRKRISLDDLDAALKETSQLNLILKGDNSGTVEALEEALLGIEIDDEVELRVIDRGVGGVTETNVNLASASDAIIIGFNVRAEGKATELANREGVDIRYYSVIYQAIDEIQSALKGMLKPIYEEKELGRAEIRAIFRSSKVGNIAGCLVTSGIMRRNAKARLLRDNIVIAETVTISSLKREKDDVTEVRDGYECGLTLTFNDIKEGDVIEAYELVEKART, from the coding sequence GTGGCAGGCAAGGCCCGCGTGCACGAGTTGGCGAAAGAACTCGGTGTCACCAGCAAGGAAGTACTCGCCCGACTGAGCGATCAGGGCGAATTCGTGAAGTCAGCGTCCTCCACCGTGGAGGCCCCCGTCGCGCGCCGGTTGCGCGAGTCGTTCGGGGGGAACAAGGCCGCCAAGGCCCCCGCACCCTCCGGAAACGGATCCGCCGCATCGACGGCACCCAAGCCGGGCGCGCCCAGGCCGCCCGCAGCCGAGGCCCCGGTCTCGACCGCGCCGAAGCCCGGCGGCCCGCGGCCTGCTCCGCCCGCCCCGCCTGCGGCCGCAGCAGCACCGCCGGCCCCGCCCGCAGCTCCGGCCGCCCCCGCCGCGCCGGCGACACCTGCGCCCCCGGCCGCGCCCGCCGCTCCGGCAGCGCCTGCCGCCAGTGAGGCCCCGCGCCCCGCAGGCCCGACGCCAGGTCCCCGGCCAGGTGCACCCAAGCCCGCCGCGCGCACGCCGCGCGTCGGCAACAACCCCTTCTCGTCGCAGCAGCCGGTCGAGCGTCCGGCTCCGCGTCCCGGTGCGGCAGGCCCGGGTGGCCCGCGTCCCGCCGCAGGCCCCGGCGGCCCGCGTCCCGGTGGCGGCCCTCGTCCCGGCGCGACGCCCGGCAACATGCCTCCGCGCCCGCCCGGCGCACGGCCCGGCGCCATGGGTCGTCCCGGCGGTGCCCGTCCCGGCCCAGGTGGCCGCGGACCCGGTGGCGGCGGCGGTCGTCCCGGTGGCCCTCCCGGCGCAGGTGGCGGTGGTAACTACCGCGGTGGCGGACCCGGCGGTGGCGCCGGTGCCGGCGGTGCAGCCGCGGGCGGTTTCCGCGGCAGGCCCGGTGGTGGTGGCGGCGGTGGTCGTCCCGGTCAGCGTGGCGGTGCGGCGGGTGCGTTCGGTCGCCCCGGTGGCGCCGTTCGTCGTGGCCGCAAGTCGAAGCGGGCGAAACGCGCCGAATACGAGAACATGCAGGCACCGGTCGTCGGTGGGGTGCGGTTGCCGCACGGCAACGGCGAGACCATCCGGCTCGCCCGCGGCGCGTCGCTGGTCGACTTCGCCGACAAGATCAACGCCAACCCGGCATCGCTGGTCCAGGCGCTGTTCAACCTCGGCGAGATGGTCACCGCTACCCAGTCGGTAGGTGACGAGACCCTCGAGCTGCTCGGCAGCGAGATGAACTACGTCGTCCAGGTCGTGTCGCCCGAGGACGAGGACCGCGAACTGCTGCAGTCCTTCGACCTCACCTACGGCGAGGACGAGGGCGGCGAGGACGACCTCGAGTTCCGTCCGCCGGTAGTCACCGTCATGGGTCACGTCGACCACGGCAAGACCCGACTGCTCGACTCGATCCGTCAGGCCAACGTCCGCGAGGGCGAGGCCGGTGGCATCACCCAGCACATCGGCGCCTACCAGGTGCTGACCGAGCTGGACGGCAACGAGCGACTGGTGACCTTCATCGACACCCCCGGTCACGAGGCGTTCACCGCCATGCGTGCCCGTGGCGCGAAGGCCACCGACATCGCGATCCTGGTGGTCGCGGCCGACGACGGCGTCATGCCGCAGACGGTCGAGGCGATCAACCACGCGCAGGCCGCTGACGTGCCGATCGTGGTGGCGGTCAACAAGATCGACAAGGAAGGCGCCGACCCGGCCAAGATCCGTGGTCAGCTCACCGAGTACGGCCTGGTGGCGGAGGACTTCGGTGGCGACACCATGTTCGTCGACATCTCGGCCAAGCAGGGCACGAACATCGACGCCCTGCTCGAAGCGGTGCTGTTGACCGCGGACGCGGCGCTCGACCTGCGCGCCAACCCCGACATGGAGGCCCAGGGCGTCGCGATCGAGGCTCACCTCGACCGTGGCCGTGGTCCCGTGGCGACCGTGCTCATCCAGCGCGGCACCCTGCGGGTCGGCGATTCGATCGTGGCGGGCGATGCCTACGGTCGCGTTCGTCGCATGGTCGACGAGCACGGCGAGGACGTCCACGAGGCGCTGCCGTCGCGGCCGGTTCAGGTCATCGGCTTCACGTCGGTGCCGGGCGCCGGTGACAACCTGCTGGTGGTCGACGAAGACCGGACCGCTCGCCAGATCGCCGATCGCCGGAGTGCACGCAAGCGCAACGCGCTGGCCGCACGTACGCGCAAGCGCATCAGCCTGGACGATCTCGACGCAGCGTTGAAGGAGACTTCGCAGCTGAACCTGATCCTCAAGGGCGACAACTCCGGCACCGTCGAGGCGCTGGAGGAGGCCCTGCTGGGCATCGAGATCGACGACGAGGTGGAACTGCGCGTCATCGACCGCGGTGTCGGTGGTGTCACCGAGACCAACGTCAACCTGGCGTCGGCTTCGGATGCGATCATCATCGGCTTCAACGTGCGCGCGGAGGGCAAGGCCACCGAGCTGGCCAACCGCGAGGGCGTCGACATCCGGTACTACTCGGTGATCTACCAGGCCATCGACGAGATCCAGAGTGCGCTCAAGGGCATGCTCAAGCCGATCTACGAGGAGAAGGAACTCGGCCGCGCCGAGATCCGGGCGATCTTCCGCAGCTCGAAGGTCGGCAACATCGCCGGCTGCCTGGTCACGTCCGGCATCATGCGACGCAACGCCAAGGCGCGGTTGCTTCGCGACAACATCGTGATCGCCGAGACCGTCACCATCTCGTCGCTGAAGCGCGAGAAGGACGATGTCACGGAGGTGCGCGACGGCTACGAGTGTGGTCTGACGCTGACCTTCAACGACATCAAGGAGGGCGACGTGATCGAGGCCTACGAGTTGGTAGAAAAAGCACGCACGTGA
- a CDS encoding ABC transporter ATP-binding protein, which translates to MSTAMIDTETGVTPAAISIDDLTVTFSSKRGTTTALEDIDLSVADGEFVTIAGPSGCGKSTLLKVIAGLTNSTRGEVRLRGRDVRGPQREIGYVFQRAALLEWRSVRKNILLQAEMRGMSRQAAARRCDHLLEMTGLTGFENAMPYELSGGMQQRVSLCRALLHEPDVLLMDEPFGALDALTREKMNVELHRIWRETKTTVVLVTHSVAEAVYLANRVVVMSPRPGRIVETLDVDLPGHRDYAETMERPEFIHVANRVRELLGSASAAD; encoded by the coding sequence ATGAGCACCGCCATGATCGACACCGAGACCGGCGTGACGCCGGCGGCGATCTCCATCGACGACCTCACCGTCACCTTCTCGTCCAAGCGCGGCACCACCACCGCGCTCGAGGACATCGACCTGTCCGTGGCCGACGGCGAATTCGTCACCATCGCAGGCCCTTCCGGCTGCGGTAAGTCGACGCTGCTGAAGGTGATCGCAGGCCTCACCAACTCCACCCGGGGCGAGGTGCGGTTGCGGGGCCGCGACGTCCGCGGGCCCCAGCGCGAGATCGGCTACGTCTTCCAGCGCGCAGCCTTGCTGGAATGGCGCAGCGTGCGCAAGAACATCCTGCTGCAGGCCGAGATGCGCGGCATGTCACGCCAGGCCGCAGCGCGCCGCTGCGACCACCTGCTCGAGATGACCGGGCTGACCGGGTTCGAGAACGCCATGCCGTACGAGCTGTCCGGCGGTATGCAACAACGAGTCTCACTGTGCCGGGCGCTGCTGCACGAACCCGACGTGCTGCTCATGGACGAGCCCTTCGGCGCACTCGATGCGTTGACCCGCGAGAAGATGAACGTCGAGCTGCACCGGATCTGGCGCGAGACCAAGACCACCGTCGTCCTGGTCACCCACTCCGTCGCCGAGGCGGTCTACCTGGCCAACCGCGTGGTGGTGATGAGCCCGCGTCCCGGCCGCATCGTCGAGACACTCGACGTCGACCTGCCGGGGCACCGCGACTACGCCGAGACGATGGAACGCCCGGAGTTCATCCACGTCGCCAACCGCGTGCGCGAACTGCTGGGCAGCGCTTCGGCCGCCGACTGA
- the nusA gene encoding transcription termination factor NusA, with protein MNIDMAALHAIEVDRGIAVDELLETIKTALLTAYRHTEGHQADARIDIDRKSGSVRVMARENDADGNLIQEWDDTPEGFGRVAATTARQVMLQRFRDAENERIYGEFSAREGDIVAGVVQRDARENARGNVVVRLGTEAKGSEGMIRPAEQVPGERYEHGDRLRCYVIGVTRGPREPRIELSRTHPNLVRKLFSLEVPEIADGSVEIAAVAREAGHRSKIAVASRASGLNAKGACIGPMGQRVRNVMSELSGEKIDIIDYDEDPARFVANALSPAKVVSVTVIDEATRAARVIVPDFQLSLAIGKEGQNARLAARLTGWRIDIRSDAASEADGSPAPSAARGAARDG; from the coding sequence GTGAACATCGACATGGCCGCACTACACGCCATCGAGGTCGACCGCGGAATCGCGGTCGACGAATTACTCGAGACGATCAAGACGGCGCTGCTGACCGCCTATCGGCACACCGAGGGCCACCAGGCCGACGCCAGGATCGACATCGACCGGAAGTCGGGTTCGGTGCGGGTGATGGCGAGGGAGAACGACGCCGACGGCAACCTGATCCAGGAATGGGACGACACTCCCGAGGGCTTCGGTCGCGTCGCCGCGACGACCGCGCGCCAGGTGATGCTGCAGCGGTTCCGCGATGCGGAGAACGAGCGGATCTACGGCGAGTTCTCGGCCCGTGAGGGCGACATCGTGGCAGGGGTCGTGCAACGCGACGCCAGGGAGAACGCCAGGGGCAACGTCGTCGTGCGTCTGGGTACCGAGGCCAAGGGCTCCGAGGGGATGATCCGCCCGGCCGAGCAGGTGCCCGGCGAACGCTACGAGCACGGCGATCGGTTGCGGTGCTACGTGATCGGCGTGACCCGCGGCCCGCGCGAGCCGCGCATCGAACTGTCCCGCACCCACCCGAACTTGGTCCGCAAACTGTTCTCACTCGAGGTGCCGGAGATCGCCGACGGTTCGGTCGAGATCGCCGCCGTCGCACGCGAGGCCGGGCACCGGTCGAAGATCGCAGTGGCGTCGCGGGCGTCGGGCCTCAACGCCAAGGGTGCCTGCATCGGCCCCATGGGCCAGCGGGTGCGCAACGTGATGAGTGAGTTGTCCGGCGAGAAGATCGACATCATCGACTACGACGAGGACCCGGCCCGCTTCGTCGCCAACGCGCTGTCGCCGGCCAAGGTGGTGTCGGTGACCGTCATAGACGAGGCCACCCGCGCCGCCCGCGTGATCGTTCCGGACTTCCAGCTGTCGCTGGCCATCGGCAAGGAAGGGCAGAACGCCAGGCTGGCCGCCCGCCTGACGGGGTGGCGCATCGACATCCGCAGCGACGCGGCATCGGAGGCCGACGGGTCGCCCGCGCCGAGCGCAGCCCGCGGAGCTGCCCGGGACGGCTAG
- a CDS encoding MerR family transcriptional regulator, with amino-acid sequence MDVISIGEAAARLRMRPSALRYYDDRGLVRPVARRAGRRMYGPQEMRHLAFLKIAHRLGLPLDAAAEVLDAPSEQWRATIRDQIAELDRVIAQARGAKEFLTHALNCPTDHPARECATMIGALDRLVDGATVEQIAAQHSGPEQG; translated from the coding sequence ATGGACGTGATCTCGATCGGCGAGGCGGCCGCGCGGCTGCGGATGCGGCCGTCGGCGCTGCGCTACTACGACGACCGCGGGTTGGTCAGACCGGTGGCACGTCGGGCAGGCAGGCGCATGTACGGGCCCCAGGAGATGCGCCACCTGGCGTTCCTGAAGATCGCGCACCGGTTGGGCTTGCCGCTGGACGCGGCCGCCGAGGTCCTCGACGCCCCGAGCGAACAGTGGCGCGCGACGATTCGCGACCAGATCGCCGAACTGGATCGGGTGATCGCACAGGCCCGGGGTGCCAAGGAGTTCCTCACCCATGCGCTGAACTGCCCGACCGATCATCCGGCGCGGGAGTGCGCCACGATGATCGGCGCCCTGGACCGACTGGTCGATGGTGCCACCGTCGAGCAGATCGCGGCGCAGCACTCCGGGCCGGAGCAGGGCTAG
- the rbfA gene encoding 30S ribosome-binding factor RbfA, producing MADPARAKRLAKRIGTVVASAIEFEIKDPPLAFVTVTDTKVTGDLHDATVFYTVRGETLQDEPDYEGAAAALTRAKGTLRSKVGAATGVRFTPTLSFVLDKVPDTAQHMEELLARARAADADLARIREGAKPAGDADPYRVTGGEESDGEPDVLDDDFDPEDTGDRDRTDD from the coding sequence ATGGCTGACCCGGCTCGCGCGAAACGGCTCGCCAAGCGCATCGGCACCGTCGTGGCCTCGGCGATCGAGTTCGAGATCAAGGATCCCCCGTTGGCCTTCGTGACCGTGACGGACACGAAGGTGACGGGTGACCTGCACGACGCGACGGTGTTCTACACGGTTCGCGGCGAGACGCTGCAGGACGAGCCCGACTACGAGGGTGCGGCTGCGGCTCTGACCCGTGCCAAGGGCACGCTGCGGAGCAAGGTCGGCGCTGCGACGGGTGTGCGGTTCACGCCGACCCTGTCGTTCGTGCTCGACAAGGTGCCGGACACGGCGCAACACATGGAGGAATTGCTCGCCCGTGCGCGGGCAGCGGACGCCGACCTGGCACGGATTCGGGAAGGCGCCAAGCCCGCGGGCGACGCCGACCCGTACCGTGTGACGGGGGGAGAGGAATCGGACGGGGAGCCTGACGTGCTTGACGACGACTTCGACCCTGAGGACACCGGTGACCGCGATAGAACCGACGACTGA
- the rimP gene encoding ribosome maturation factor RimP: MASDAPLRSARLPTPAEVTELLTEEFARRGCVIEDVEVQASSRPPRIAVIADGDDATEGHLDLDSVAELGRIASELMDQLDEPTGGGPPYVLEVTSRGVDRPLTAPRHYRRAQGRKVELTLSDGSRLEGRLGPLANDAVAVVVADGARGKYAVRSLPLTEISNAVVQVEFSPPNRRELELAGLSGEEPAS, encoded by the coding sequence GTGGCATCGGATGCCCCGCTACGGTCCGCCCGCCTGCCCACGCCGGCCGAGGTGACCGAGCTGCTCACGGAGGAGTTCGCGCGCCGCGGATGCGTCATCGAGGACGTGGAGGTCCAGGCGTCCTCGCGTCCCCCACGGATCGCCGTGATCGCCGACGGTGACGACGCCACCGAGGGGCACCTGGACCTGGATTCCGTCGCCGAACTCGGCCGGATCGCGTCCGAACTCATGGACCAGCTCGACGAGCCCACCGGTGGCGGACCGCCGTACGTCCTCGAGGTGACGTCGCGCGGGGTCGACCGGCCACTGACCGCGCCCCGGCACTACCGCCGCGCGCAGGGCCGCAAGGTCGAGCTGACGCTGTCCGACGGGTCGCGCCTCGAGGGCCGGCTGGGCCCGCTGGCGAACGACGCCGTGGCGGTGGTGGTTGCCGACGGTGCACGCGGCAAGTACGCCGTGCGCAGTCTGCCCCTGACCGAGATTTCCAACGCCGTTGTCCAGGTCGAGTTCTCGCCGCCGAACCGGCGCGAACTCGAGCTGGCAGGCCTGTCCGGAGAGGAGCCGGCCTCGTGA
- a CDS encoding YlxR family protein, which translates to MIQRETSASVPGRTDEPQGPVRTCVGCRRRELAAELLRVVAERDGNGDCVVTVDSAGNLPGRGAWLHLDQQCLDSAIRRRAFTRALRITGPPDTSAVVEFFVVELEDGKGRADPATEQVAKNMSTP; encoded by the coding sequence GTGATCCAGCGCGAGACTTCTGCCTCCGTGCCCGGACGCACCGACGAACCCCAGGGACCGGTGCGTACGTGCGTGGGATGCCGGAGACGAGAGTTGGCTGCCGAATTGCTGCGAGTGGTCGCCGAGCGCGACGGGAACGGCGACTGCGTCGTGACCGTTGACTCAGCGGGTAATCTGCCCGGGCGGGGTGCGTGGTTGCATCTCGACCAGCAGTGCCTCGACTCAGCGATCCGGCGGCGAGCCTTCACCCGAGCGTTGCGCATCACCGGTCCGCCGGACACATCCGCGGTTGTCGAGTTCTTCGTCGTCGAGCTAGAAGACGGCAAGGGACGAGCCGACCCGGCAACAGAACAGGTAGCGAAGAACATGAGCACACCGTGA
- a CDS encoding ABC transporter substrate-binding protein: protein MTFTRRRAVAIAAAATATALTLTACGGSGSQSTDSADGSAAPATLMLNWYPYGEHAPFYYGVEKGIFAKHGVDLTIDAGQGSTKTVQAVGSQQTDFGWADTPAVLSNIDKGVDVKSAGVYLQTTPSAVQVFADSGINTPQDLVGRTIAVSAGDAPTTTFPIFLDKVGIADDQVKQQSLDAAGKMAAMLSGRVDGLIGFAHDQGPTIANKSGREVRYLRYSDAGLNFYSNGLIANTKTIADDPELVQAMVDATSEAYAAAAADPQGAVDAMAGKDPQMPPREVLLEQWQQTIPLLNTPATADKAPGVNAEEDWTATIATLNQAGLLETAKNPSEYWDSSFAPRGEQ, encoded by the coding sequence ATGACGTTCACCCGACGCCGCGCCGTCGCCATCGCCGCGGCCGCCACCGCCACCGCCCTCACGCTGACCGCCTGTGGCGGAAGTGGTTCGCAGAGCACCGATTCCGCCGACGGCTCGGCCGCACCGGCAACGCTAATGCTGAACTGGTACCCCTACGGCGAGCACGCACCGTTCTACTACGGCGTGGAGAAGGGGATCTTCGCCAAGCACGGCGTGGACCTGACGATCGACGCCGGCCAGGGCTCCACCAAGACCGTGCAGGCCGTCGGCTCCCAACAGACCGACTTCGGCTGGGCAGACACCCCCGCGGTGCTGAGCAACATCGACAAGGGCGTCGACGTCAAGAGCGCAGGGGTGTACCTGCAGACCACGCCGTCGGCCGTGCAGGTGTTCGCGGACTCCGGGATCAACACGCCGCAGGACCTCGTCGGCCGCACCATCGCCGTCTCCGCCGGTGACGCGCCCACCACGACGTTCCCGATCTTCCTCGACAAGGTCGGCATCGCCGACGATCAGGTCAAGCAGCAGAGCCTCGACGCGGCGGGCAAGATGGCCGCAATGCTCTCGGGTCGCGTCGACGGCCTGATCGGCTTCGCGCACGACCAGGGGCCGACGATCGCAAACAAGAGCGGCCGCGAGGTGCGCTACCTCCGCTACTCCGACGCCGGCCTCAACTTCTACAGCAACGGGCTGATCGCGAACACCAAGACGATCGCTGACGACCCGGAACTGGTGCAGGCCATGGTCGACGCCACCAGCGAGGCCTACGCCGCCGCGGCAGCCGACCCACAGGGCGCCGTCGACGCGATGGCCGGCAAGGATCCGCAGATGCCGCCGCGCGAGGTGCTGCTCGAGCAGTGGCAGCAGACCATCCCGCTGCTGAACACTCCGGCCACGGCGGACAAGGCGCCCGGCGTCAACGCCGAGGAGGACTGGACGGCCACCATCGCCACCCTCAACCAGGCCGGCCTGCTGGAGACGGCGAAGAACCCGTCGGAGTACTGGGATTCGTCCTTCGCTCCGCGCGGCGAGCAGTAG
- a CDS encoding class I SAM-dependent methyltransferase, protein MSEPASPQPVNHHADHPGFAGIGGALCGLVFLLVGRANARLVVALARPAVGDHVVDVGCGPGTAARAAARRGARVTGVDPAETMLRLARAVTHRQDVTWAEGSAEALPVADGTATVVWALATVHHWRDASAGVAEAHRVLRAGGRLIAIERRTTRDATGLSSHGWTREQAESFAELCRTTGFVDVDVRGERAGRRDVWAVIGHRA, encoded by the coding sequence GTGAGTGAGCCAGCGTCCCCCCAACCCGTCAACCACCACGCCGACCACCCAGGTTTCGCAGGCATCGGCGGAGCGCTCTGCGGTCTGGTCTTCCTGCTCGTCGGCCGCGCCAACGCGAGGCTCGTGGTCGCGCTCGCGCGCCCCGCGGTGGGTGACCACGTCGTCGACGTCGGATGCGGGCCCGGCACCGCCGCCCGGGCCGCCGCGCGGCGCGGCGCCCGCGTCACCGGTGTCGACCCCGCCGAAACCATGCTGCGCTTGGCGCGCGCCGTCACCCACCGTCAGGACGTCACGTGGGCCGAGGGCTCCGCCGAGGCACTACCCGTCGCCGACGGTACGGCGACCGTCGTATGGGCACTGGCCACGGTGCACCACTGGCGTGACGCGAGTGCCGGTGTCGCCGAGGCACACCGGGTGCTGCGGGCGGGTGGACGCCTGATCGCGATCGAACGCCGGACGACCCGGGACGCGACCGGCCTGTCCAGTCACGGGTGGACCCGCGAGCAGGCCGAGTCCTTCGCCGAGCTGTGCCGCACCACCGGCTTCGTCGACGTCGACGTGCGCGGCGAGCGGGCCGGACGACGCGACGTGTGGGCGGTCATCGGTCACCGCGCCTGA
- a CDS encoding DHH family phosphoesterase, with the protein MTAIEPTTERGVAATRVDAHGAAALLAAASRVAVVCHVFPDADTIGAGLALALVLERSGKAVEVSFAAPSELPESLQSLPGGHLLVAPEAMRTDPDLVVTVDIPSPNRLGALSGLADEGREVLVIDHHASNLLFGTANYVDSTADSTTMLVAEVLDAWDERIDVPVAHCLYAGLTTDTGSFRWASARAHRLAARLLELGVDNASISRTLLDTHPFSWLPMLSRVLASACLVPAAVGGLGFVYAVVPHQEWSTARPEEVESIVDIVRTTSQAEVAAVFKEIEPQQWSVSMRSKSEVDLASVASGFGGGGHRLAAGFSATGPADDVVEALTRALG; encoded by the coding sequence GTGACCGCGATAGAACCGACGACTGAGCGGGGCGTCGCCGCGACCCGTGTCGATGCGCACGGCGCGGCGGCACTGCTCGCTGCGGCGAGCCGAGTTGCCGTGGTGTGTCACGTCTTTCCCGACGCGGACACCATCGGTGCGGGCCTTGCGCTGGCGTTGGTGTTGGAGCGTTCCGGCAAGGCCGTCGAGGTGAGCTTCGCCGCGCCGTCAGAACTGCCGGAGTCGCTGCAGAGCCTGCCCGGCGGTCATCTGCTGGTGGCGCCGGAGGCAATGCGCACAGACCCCGATCTGGTCGTCACCGTCGACATCCCCAGCCCCAACCGGCTCGGTGCGTTGAGCGGGCTCGCCGACGAGGGTCGCGAGGTGCTGGTGATCGACCACCACGCATCCAACCTGCTCTTCGGCACCGCCAACTACGTGGACTCGACGGCCGATTCCACGACGATGCTCGTCGCCGAAGTGCTCGACGCGTGGGACGAGCGCATCGACGTGCCGGTGGCGCACTGCCTGTACGCGGGCCTGACCACCGACACCGGATCATTCCGCTGGGCGTCGGCGCGTGCGCACCGCCTGGCGGCGAGGCTGCTCGAACTCGGGGTGGACAACGCGTCGATCAGCCGGACGCTGCTCGACACCCATCCGTTCTCGTGGCTGCCGATGCTGTCGCGGGTGCTCGCCTCCGCGTGCCTGGTGCCCGCGGCCGTCGGCGGGCTCGGTTTCGTCTACGCGGTCGTGCCGCACCAGGAATGGTCGACCGCCAGGCCCGAGGAGGTGGAGAGCATCGTCGACATCGTGCGCACCACCTCTCAGGCCGAGGTCGCGGCGGTGTTCAAGGAGATCGAGCCGCAGCAGTGGTCGGTGTCGATGCGCTCCAAGTCCGAGGTCGATCTCGCCTCTGTGGCAAGCGGTTTCGGTGGGGGTGGGCACCGGCTGGCGGCCGGGTTCAGTGCCACCGGGCCTGCCGATGACGTCGTCGAGGCACTGACCCGTGCGCTCGGCTGA
- a CDS encoding MATE family efflux transporter: MAEGPDPLTPATGRRIAGLAFPALGVLAAEPLYLLFDLAVVGRLGALALAGLAIGGLILSLVASQLTFLSYGTTARSARYFGAGERDSAVGEGVQATWLAVGLGLLVVAVVQVCAVPLLGVIADGGEIADEALPWLRIAIFGAPAILISLAGNGWMRGVQDTVRPLRFVVFGFAVSAVLCPLLVYGWLGMPRLELAGSAVANLVGQWLAALLFCRALLAEGVPLRIDVGILRAQVVMGRDLLVRTLAFQACFVSAAAVAARFGAAAVAAHQVVLQLWSFLALVLDSLAIAAQSLVGAALGAGQLAHAKSVAWRVTVFSTLAAAVLAAAFAAGASVVPTLFTSDRSVLDEIDVPWWFLVAQLPVAGIVFALDGVLLGAGDAKFMRNATLASALIGFLPPIWLSLAFGWGLLGIWAGLTTFMALRLVFVGWRAASGRWLVAGTG; this comes from the coding sequence TTGGCTGAGGGTCCGGACCCGCTGACGCCTGCCACCGGCCGGCGCATCGCGGGACTCGCCTTTCCCGCGCTCGGCGTTCTCGCGGCGGAGCCCCTGTACCTGCTGTTCGACCTCGCGGTCGTCGGCCGCCTCGGCGCGCTGGCGCTGGCAGGTCTGGCGATCGGTGGGCTAATCCTGTCGTTGGTGGCGTCGCAGTTGACGTTCCTGTCCTATGGCACGACGGCGCGCTCGGCGCGCTACTTCGGTGCGGGCGAACGGGATTCGGCGGTGGGCGAGGGCGTGCAGGCGACGTGGCTCGCCGTGGGGCTGGGTCTGCTGGTGGTGGCGGTGGTGCAGGTGTGCGCGGTGCCGTTGCTCGGCGTGATCGCCGATGGCGGCGAGATCGCCGACGAGGCACTGCCGTGGCTTCGGATCGCGATCTTCGGAGCGCCTGCGATCCTGATCTCGCTGGCAGGCAACGGCTGGATGCGCGGGGTGCAGGACACCGTGCGGCCGTTGCGCTTCGTGGTGTTCGGCTTCGCGGTGTCGGCCGTGCTGTGCCCGCTGCTGGTGTACGGCTGGCTGGGGATGCCGCGGCTGGAGCTGGCAGGCTCGGCCGTGGCCAATCTGGTGGGGCAGTGGCTGGCGGCGTTGCTGTTCTGCCGGGCGCTGCTCGCCGAGGGCGTTCCGCTCCGCATCGACGTCGGCATCCTGCGGGCGCAGGTGGTGATGGGTCGCGATCTGCTGGTGCGCACGTTGGCCTTTCAGGCCTGCTTCGTCTCGGCGGCAGCCGTCGCCGCGCGGTTCGGGGCGGCTGCGGTCGCTGCGCACCAGGTGGTGCTGCAACTGTGGAGCTTCCTCGCCTTAGTGCTCGATTCCCTGGCCATCGCGGCACAGTCACTGGTCGGTGCTGCGCTGGGCGCCGGTCAGCTCGCGCACGCCAAGTCCGTTGCGTGGCGGGTGACGGTGTTCTCGACGCTGGCTGCCGCGGTGCTGGCGGCTGCGTTCGCGGCCGGCGCGTCGGTGGTGCCGACGCTGTTCACCAGCGACCGTTCGGTTCTCGACGAGATCGACGTGCCGTGGTGGTTCCTGGTGGCGCAGCTTCCGGTGGCGGGCATCGTGTTCGCGCTCGACGGCGTGCTGCTCGGGGCGGGGGACGCAAAGTTCATGCGCAACGCCACGCTGGCGTCCGCGCTGATCGGGTTCCTGCCGCCGATCTGGCTGTCGCTGGCGTTCGGCTGGGGGCTGCTCGGCATCTGGGCGGGGCTCACCACGTTCATGGCGCTGCGCCTGGTGTTCGTCGGCTGGCGCGCCGCCTCCGGCCGGTGGTTGGTGGCGGGCACGGGTTGA